A window of the Palaeococcus ferrophilus DSM 13482 genome harbors these coding sequences:
- a CDS encoding sulfite exporter TauE/SafE family protein gives MRTLVLAIISLSAGFIGSLMSGGSIVIFSLLTFLGIPVQSAVGTLKVAIAALTLVSAVTYYRGHALDVKAAPYLVTFSIAGALAGSYFFASIPEGAAGIVVLPLLFAGIYLSLKGEVERAPSKSWSANRLRVSGVGFVIGAYIGILGIASTLIVIAALRGFFGMDILKANGTAKAIIFSNNLVAALVYGLGRKINGELLLPILVPICVGAWLGARVALKLGSEKLRWVYVILGSATALKLLSELL, from the coding sequence CCTAGTGCTAGCCATCATCTCCCTCTCTGCCGGCTTCATAGGCTCCCTCATGAGCGGCGGGAGCATAGTGATATTCTCCCTGCTGACCTTCCTTGGAATCCCCGTGCAGAGCGCCGTGGGGACGTTAAAGGTGGCCATAGCGGCGCTCACCCTCGTCTCGGCGGTGACCTACTACAGGGGGCATGCCCTCGATGTGAAAGCCGCTCCGTACCTCGTCACCTTCTCCATCGCGGGCGCCCTTGCCGGCAGCTACTTCTTTGCCTCCATCCCCGAGGGGGCAGCGGGAATTGTGGTGCTCCCCCTCCTTTTTGCCGGCATTTACCTCTCACTCAAAGGCGAAGTGGAGAGGGCACCCTCCAAAAGCTGGAGTGCGAACAGGCTGCGCGTTTCGGGTGTGGGATTCGTCATAGGTGCCTACATCGGAATCCTCGGCATAGCGTCCACGCTCATAGTGATAGCCGCATTGCGGGGCTTCTTCGGCATGGACATTCTGAAGGCCAACGGAACGGCCAAGGCCATAATATTCTCCAACAACCTGGTTGCGGCCCTCGTCTACGGGCTGGGAAGAAAAATCAACGGCGAACTGCTCCTCCCCATACTCGTCCCAATATGCGTGGGGGCGTGGCTGGGTGCCAGAGTCGCCCTGAAACTCGGAAGCGAAAAGCTCAGGTGGGTTTACGTAATCCTTGGCTCCGCAACTGCCTTAAAGCTCCTGAGCGAACTCCTTTGA
- a CDS encoding DUF402 domain-containing protein, translating to MRKIHLTYRRIPNRVLEREDEVIADLGEVVVAKSRFSGMLAPLKVNGVEVIRNGYGMLYFAFIGENYDILKVYDEEGNFKGLYIDVLAYTKRDGDSLEMLDLFLDIFVFPNGEAFLLDEDELEMALNYGLIDRETFDFAYSVAREVLEKLKRKDFPPEIVWEYDWRG from the coding sequence ATGAGGAAGATTCACCTGACTTATAGGCGCATTCCGAACAGGGTTCTTGAGAGGGAAGACGAGGTTATCGCGGATCTTGGAGAGGTTGTTGTGGCGAAATCCCGCTTCTCCGGCATGCTCGCCCCGCTCAAGGTGAACGGGGTCGAGGTGATCAGGAACGGCTACGGCATGCTCTACTTCGCTTTCATTGGAGAGAACTACGACATCCTCAAGGTGTACGACGAAGAGGGGAACTTTAAAGGTCTCTACATTGACGTTCTGGCCTACACGAAGCGCGATGGGGACAGCCTGGAGATGCTAGACCTGTTCCTGGACATCTTCGTCTTCCCGAACGGAGAGGCCTTCCTCCTGGACGAGGACGAGCTTGAGATGGCCCTCAACTACGGGCTGATAGACAGGGAAACCTTCGACTTCGCTTACTCCGTGGCCAGGGAGGTACTCGAAAAGCTTAAACGGAAGGACTTCCCGCCAGAAATCGTTTGGGAATACGACTGGAGGGGTTGA
- a CDS encoding DUF167 domain-containing protein, with the protein MKFIKETKDGIVLLIHVQPKAKKNAIEGVDEWRGRLKVRVKAPPVEGRANKEVVKFFSKLLGTEVSIVKGETSREKDLLVRGLDAEEVRKRLGL; encoded by the coding sequence ATGAAGTTCATTAAGGAGACCAAGGATGGAATCGTTCTCCTCATTCATGTCCAGCCCAAAGCGAAGAAGAACGCGATTGAGGGGGTGGACGAGTGGCGCGGAAGGCTGAAGGTCAGGGTGAAAGCTCCCCCCGTTGAGGGCAGGGCGAACAAGGAAGTTGTGAAGTTCTTCTCAAAGCTCCTTGGGACTGAGGTCAGCATAGTCAAGGGGGAAACGAGCAGGGAGAAGGACCTTCTGGTAAGGGGGCTTGACGCGGAGGAAGTGAGGAAAAGGCTGGGGCTGTGA